In Miscanthus floridulus cultivar M001 chromosome 5, ASM1932011v1, whole genome shotgun sequence, one genomic interval encodes:
- the LOC136452967 gene encoding dynamin-related protein 5A-like isoform X1: MAASSLSSPAASRTPNLKSALAPSPSPSTRRAAADAASAAAAADSKARFEAYNRLQAAAVAFGEKLPIPEIVAIGGQSDGKSSLLEALLGFRFNVREVEMGTRRPLVLQMVHDPTALEPRCRFQEEDSEEYGSPMVMATAIADLIKQRTESHLRKIQAAVSSKPIVMRAEYAHCPNLTIIDTPGFVLKAKRGEPESTPDEIRSMVKSLATPPHRLVLFLQQSSVEWCSSIWLDTLKEIDPTFRRTMIVISKFDNRLKEFTERWEVDTFLSASGYLGDNIHPFFVALPKDRGTISNEEFRRQICQVDIDVLRHLQDNVKGGFNEEKYGSYIGFSCLRRYLESELQKRYKEAAPATLALLEQRCTEVSMDLTRLDSKLQATSDVSHLRRSAMLHAASICTHLHALLDGAADPAPEIWGKTTEEEQMQSGIGSWPGINMPVKPANSSLKLYGGAAFERVMHEFRCATYSMECPQVSREKVANILLAHAGRGGSSRLIEAAAEIARAAARSWLAPLIDTACDRLAFVLQSLFDLAMERNRSKDSQYHQNVEDMDSYVGFLAALRCSYYKFVKELSKQCKQIVRHHLDSVTSPYSHICYDNDFLSGVGSVANSMSRFNHFTGVTSFDLADSGSALEEAQENLPPRDQQHMTPPNKGNESKEVLRESQLTVPETPSPDLPSDIHGGKKKDNGIPNDGGPRKRQARMAAYTNRNHHNSMISADDMGSKSGSSYSTICAISAQYFAKMREVLIERNVPSALNSGFLTPCGERLFLALGFELFAVSDDKFMDMFVAPGAVDAIQNERQSLLKRKKILLSCLNEFKNISRAL, from the exons ATGGCGGCCAGCTCCCTCTCGTCCCCGGCGGCCAGCCGGACGCCGAACCTGAAATCGGCGCTGGCGCCGTCACCATCCCCATCCACCCGCCGGGCGGCAGCAGATGCGGCGTCGGCGGCAGCCGCGGCGGACTCGAAGGCACGGTTCGAGGCTTACAACCGGCtgcaggcggcggcggtggcgttcGGCGAGAAGCTCCCCATCCCGGAGATAGTGGCGATAGGAGGCCAGTCGGATGGGAAGAGCTCCCTCCTGGAGGCGCTACTTGGCTTCCGCTTCAACGTCCGCGAGGTCGAGATGGGCACCCGCCGTCCTCTCGTCCTCCAGATGGTCCACGACCCAACCGCCCTCGAGCCCAGATGCCGATTCCAG GAGGAGGATTCCGAGGAGTACGGGAGCCCGATGGTGATGGCTACGGCCATCGCCGACCTCATCAAGCAGCGGACTGAATCACACCTCCGGAAGATCCAGGCCGCTGTCTCATCCAAGCCCATCGTCATGAGGGCTGAGTACGCCCACTGCCCCAACCTCACAATCATCGACACCCCAGGTTTCGTGCTTAAG GCTAAGCGAGGCGAGCCAGAGAGCACACCGGATGAGATACGGTCGATGGTGAAGTCACTCGCGACCCCTCCCCACCGCCTCGTTCTGTTCCTCCAGCAAAGCAGCGTTGAATGGTGCTCATCGATCTGGCTCGACACGCTTAAAGAGATTGATCCCACTTTCAGGCGCACCATGATAGTCATCTCCAAGTTTGACAACCGCCTCAAG GAATTCACGGAGAGGTGGGAGGTCGATACCTTCTTGAGTGCAAGTGGCTACCTTGGGGATAATATCCACCCGTTCTTCGTGGCTCTTCCAAAGGACCGTGGAACAATTTCCAATGAGGAGTTCCGCAGGCAGATCTGTCAGGTTGATATTGATGTGCTACGTCACTTGCAAGATAATGTGAAAGGGGGTTTCAATGAAGAGAAATATGGATCATACATTGGGTTCAGCTGCCTCAGGAGGTACCTCGAATCTGAACTTCAGAAGAGGTACAAAGAAGCAGCTCCAGCTACCCTGGCATTGTTAGAGCAGAGGTGCACTGAAGTCTCAATGGACCTAACGAGACTAGATTCCAAACTACAAGCAACGTCTGATGTCTCTCATCTCCGGAGATCGGCAATGCTTCATGCAGCTTCTATTTGCACACACTTG CATGCATTACTTGATGGAGCTGCTGATCCAGCTCCAGAAATATGGGGGAAAACTACTGAGGAGGAACAAATGCAGAGTGGTATTGGCAGCTGGCCTGGCATTAATATGCCTGTAAAACCTGCCAACTCCAGCCTTAAGCTGTATGGTGGTGCAGCTTTTGAGAGAGTAATGCATGAATTTCGCTGTGCAACATATTCAATGGAATGCCCACAAGTGTCAAGGGAGAAG GTTGCGAACATACTACTTGCCCATGCTGGAAGAGGTGGAAGCAGTAGGTTGATTGAGGCAGCAGCTGAGATAGCTCGTGCAGCTGCACGATCATGGCTTGCTCCTCTTATTGATACTGCATGTGACCGGCTTGCATTTGTCCTACAAAGTCTGTTTGATCTTGCTATGGAGCGCAACCGCAGTAAGGACTCACAAT ATCATCAAAATGTTGAAGATATGGATAGTTATGTTGGCTTTCTTGCTGCTCTCCGGTGCTCATATTATAAGTTTGTCAAAGAATTGTCCAAGCAATGCAAGCAGATAGTGCGTCATCACCTTGATTCAGTTACGAGCCCCTACTCCCATATTTGCTATGACAACGACTTTCTGAGTGGTGTTGGATCTGTAGCAAACTCCATGAGTAGGTTTAATCACTTTACTGGAGTTACATCCTTTGATCTAGCAGACAGTGGATCAGCATTAGAGGAAGCTCAGGAGAACTTGCCTCCAAGAGATCAGCAGCATATGACACCGCCTAATAAAGGGAATGAGTCAAAGGAGGTTCTCAGAGAAAGCCAGCTAACAGTACCTGAGACACCTTCTCCTGATCTGCCATCTGATATACATGGTGGTAAGAAGAAAGATAATGGGATCCCAAATGATGGTGGCCCAAGGAAAAGACAAGCAAGGATGGCAGCATATACAAACAGAAATCACCATAACAGTATGATTAGTGCTGATGACATGGGCTCGAAGTCAGGGTCATCATACTCCACCATATGCGCAATATCTGCTCAATATTTTGCCAAAATGCGAGAAGTCCTGATTGAAAGAAATGTTCCCTCTGCATTGAACTCTGGATTCTTAACACCATG CGGTGAAAGGTTATTTCTGGCACTTGGCTTTGAGCTATTCGCTGTGAGTGATGACAAGTTCATGGACATGTTTGTCGCCCCTGGGGCAGTTGATGCTATCCAGAATGAGCGCCAATCTCTTCTCAAACGTAAGAAGATTTTGCTGTCCTGTTTGAACGAGTTTAAGAACATATCCCGGGCTCTGTAA
- the LOC136452968 gene encoding uncharacterized protein, with product MDDLAVVGLAFFAAVANFTDDSAPSLMSRRRSYASPPASTTSAPTKAAAAAPPRTRGLSMGPLDVAAAVNPNPLTTDKQQQPRDAQGLKPIKQASAAARVKPISNKLGAVREEGQRSKQHAVPARPWPSNNARHTLDARQGTAASRAKVRSESMIPSRRTRSPPTSCPKPPRRTERAARTPTTPRAALSTGGSSATWQWSTGGGRRSW from the coding sequence ATGGACGACCTCGCCGTGGTGGGCCTGGCGTTCTTCGCTGCCGTGGCTAACTTCACAGACGACTCCGCCCCAAGCCTGATGTCGAGGCGGAGATCCTACGCCTCTCCTCCCGCCTCCACCACCTCTGCACCGACaaaggcggcagcggcggcgccgccACGGACACGGGGACTCAGCATGGGCCCGCTCGACGTCGCCGCTGCTGTCAACCCCAACCCGCTCACCACTgacaagcagcagcagccgcgcGACGCGCAGGGCCTCAAGCCAATCAAGCAGGCCTCagcggcggcgcgggtcaagCCCATCTCCAACAAGCTCGGTGCCGTTCGAGAGGAAGGCCAGCGTTCCAAGCAGCACGCTGTCCCCGCCAGACCGTGGCCATCCAACAATGCCAGGCACACACTGGATGCCAGGCAAGGCACCGCAGCAAGCAGAGCCAAGGTGAGGAGCGAGAGCATGATCCCGAGCCGGAGGACCCGCTCGCCGCCGACCTCGTGCCCGAAGCCTCCGAGACGTACCGAGCGCGCGGCTCGTACGCCGACCACGCCGCGGGCAGCTCTCAGCACCGGTGGCTCCAGCGCGACCTGGCAATGGTCGACCGGCGGCGGGCGGCGTTCGTGGTAG
- the LOC136452967 gene encoding dynamin-related protein 5A-like isoform X2 → MAASSLSSPAASRTPNLKSALAPSPSPSTRRAAADAASAAAAADSKARFEAYNRLQAAAVAFGEKLPIPEIVAIGGQSDGKSSLLEALLGFRFNVREVEMGTRRPLVLQMVHDPTALEPRCRFQEEDSEEYGSPMVMATAIADLIKQRTESHLRKIQAAVSSKPIVMRAEYAHCPNLTIIDTPGFVLKAKRGEPESTPDEIRSMVKSLATPPHRLVLFLQQSSVEWCSSIWLDTLKEIDPTFRRTMIVISKFDNRLKEFTERWEVDTFLSASGYLGDNIHPFFVALPKDRGTISNEEFRRQICQVDIDVLRHLQDNVKGGFNEEKYGSYIGFSCLRRYLESELQKRYKEAAPATLALLEQRCTEVSMDLTRLDSKLQATSDVSHLRRSAMLHAASICTHLHALLDGAADPAPEIWGKTTEEEQMQSGIGSWPGINMPVKPANSSLKLYGGAAFERVMHEFRCATYSMECPQVSREKVANILLAHAGRGGSSRLIEAAAEIARAAARSWLAPLIDTACDRLAFVLQSLFDLAMERNRSKDSQYHQNVEDMDSYVGFLAALRCSYYKFVKELSKQCKQIVRHHLDSVTSPYSHICYDNDFLSGVGSVANSMSRFNHFTGVTSFDLADSGSALEEAQENLPPRDQQHMTPPNKGNESKEVLRESQLTVPETPSPDLPSDIHGGKKKDNGIPNDGGPRKRQARMAAYTNRNHHNSMISADDMGSKSGSSYSTICAISAQYFAKMREVLIERNVPSALNSGFLTP, encoded by the exons ATGGCGGCCAGCTCCCTCTCGTCCCCGGCGGCCAGCCGGACGCCGAACCTGAAATCGGCGCTGGCGCCGTCACCATCCCCATCCACCCGCCGGGCGGCAGCAGATGCGGCGTCGGCGGCAGCCGCGGCGGACTCGAAGGCACGGTTCGAGGCTTACAACCGGCtgcaggcggcggcggtggcgttcGGCGAGAAGCTCCCCATCCCGGAGATAGTGGCGATAGGAGGCCAGTCGGATGGGAAGAGCTCCCTCCTGGAGGCGCTACTTGGCTTCCGCTTCAACGTCCGCGAGGTCGAGATGGGCACCCGCCGTCCTCTCGTCCTCCAGATGGTCCACGACCCAACCGCCCTCGAGCCCAGATGCCGATTCCAG GAGGAGGATTCCGAGGAGTACGGGAGCCCGATGGTGATGGCTACGGCCATCGCCGACCTCATCAAGCAGCGGACTGAATCACACCTCCGGAAGATCCAGGCCGCTGTCTCATCCAAGCCCATCGTCATGAGGGCTGAGTACGCCCACTGCCCCAACCTCACAATCATCGACACCCCAGGTTTCGTGCTTAAG GCTAAGCGAGGCGAGCCAGAGAGCACACCGGATGAGATACGGTCGATGGTGAAGTCACTCGCGACCCCTCCCCACCGCCTCGTTCTGTTCCTCCAGCAAAGCAGCGTTGAATGGTGCTCATCGATCTGGCTCGACACGCTTAAAGAGATTGATCCCACTTTCAGGCGCACCATGATAGTCATCTCCAAGTTTGACAACCGCCTCAAG GAATTCACGGAGAGGTGGGAGGTCGATACCTTCTTGAGTGCAAGTGGCTACCTTGGGGATAATATCCACCCGTTCTTCGTGGCTCTTCCAAAGGACCGTGGAACAATTTCCAATGAGGAGTTCCGCAGGCAGATCTGTCAGGTTGATATTGATGTGCTACGTCACTTGCAAGATAATGTGAAAGGGGGTTTCAATGAAGAGAAATATGGATCATACATTGGGTTCAGCTGCCTCAGGAGGTACCTCGAATCTGAACTTCAGAAGAGGTACAAAGAAGCAGCTCCAGCTACCCTGGCATTGTTAGAGCAGAGGTGCACTGAAGTCTCAATGGACCTAACGAGACTAGATTCCAAACTACAAGCAACGTCTGATGTCTCTCATCTCCGGAGATCGGCAATGCTTCATGCAGCTTCTATTTGCACACACTTG CATGCATTACTTGATGGAGCTGCTGATCCAGCTCCAGAAATATGGGGGAAAACTACTGAGGAGGAACAAATGCAGAGTGGTATTGGCAGCTGGCCTGGCATTAATATGCCTGTAAAACCTGCCAACTCCAGCCTTAAGCTGTATGGTGGTGCAGCTTTTGAGAGAGTAATGCATGAATTTCGCTGTGCAACATATTCAATGGAATGCCCACAAGTGTCAAGGGAGAAG GTTGCGAACATACTACTTGCCCATGCTGGAAGAGGTGGAAGCAGTAGGTTGATTGAGGCAGCAGCTGAGATAGCTCGTGCAGCTGCACGATCATGGCTTGCTCCTCTTATTGATACTGCATGTGACCGGCTTGCATTTGTCCTACAAAGTCTGTTTGATCTTGCTATGGAGCGCAACCGCAGTAAGGACTCACAAT ATCATCAAAATGTTGAAGATATGGATAGTTATGTTGGCTTTCTTGCTGCTCTCCGGTGCTCATATTATAAGTTTGTCAAAGAATTGTCCAAGCAATGCAAGCAGATAGTGCGTCATCACCTTGATTCAGTTACGAGCCCCTACTCCCATATTTGCTATGACAACGACTTTCTGAGTGGTGTTGGATCTGTAGCAAACTCCATGAGTAGGTTTAATCACTTTACTGGAGTTACATCCTTTGATCTAGCAGACAGTGGATCAGCATTAGAGGAAGCTCAGGAGAACTTGCCTCCAAGAGATCAGCAGCATATGACACCGCCTAATAAAGGGAATGAGTCAAAGGAGGTTCTCAGAGAAAGCCAGCTAACAGTACCTGAGACACCTTCTCCTGATCTGCCATCTGATATACATGGTGGTAAGAAGAAAGATAATGGGATCCCAAATGATGGTGGCCCAAGGAAAAGACAAGCAAGGATGGCAGCATATACAAACAGAAATCACCATAACAGTATGATTAGTGCTGATGACATGGGCTCGAAGTCAGGGTCATCATACTCCACCATATGCGCAATATCTGCTCAATATTTTGCCAAAATGCGAGAAGTCCTGATTGAAAGAAATGTTCCCTCTGCATTGAACTCTGGATTCTTAACACCATG A